ATTCTGTTACAGCAGATTCATACTCCCTGTCCTTGTTCTGATCTGACTGCGATATTCACACAAGATCACACTCATAGAAAGCCATGCAATCAGGTTATCAGGACGACTCGGCTCGTTGAGCAAGGAATTGGAAGAGATAAAGACTTAAGGCACCAAAGCATTATAATGTgctttgaaaaaagaaaaactgaccTTGAAAGATCTGTAATGTTACTATTCACCAATATAAACAGTTGCACAGTTTGCTGAATTCGAGTAAATACACCGCACACACTTCACATGCATAACACGCAACCTCCTGCAGCATCCCTTCCCCGCTCACCTGCAGCAGAGTCTCTACCCGCCCCAGTGTTTTTTCTGCCTCCGTCAGCGAGgcctccagctccacccccTGATGCTGCTGGCTCTGTAGCTCCGCCCTCACGGTGTCCAGCGACGACTCCTCCCAGTGCGCCTCCTGCTGAATCTCACGCTCCAGCTGCGCAGAGTGGGCGGTGCAGTCGTTCAGCCTGCGGCCGCAGTCGTCTAGTGAGGAGTGCAGCTCAGCCAGACGGCGCCGCAGCCCTCGCTCCCGCTCCGCCTCCGCATGCAGTTCCTCCTCCCAGGCGGCCTCTTGGGCCAGCTCCGCCTGGTTGCGCCACGcctgctcctccagctgctccagcttGTCCTGCCGGGGCCCTGGCCCCGGGACCCTATCACATTCTCGCACCCTCTCCTCTACAGTCTCCAGCTGCACATCCAGAGCTTGCAGCTTTTCCTGCTGTTGCAATATCAGCCGAAACACCTCCTCTTTGGACGTGCCAATGGAAGGGACAGGGCCAGGGCcaggcacagggctgggggctGGGCCGGGCAGGGGGGGGGAAGCCCTAGCCTCCGGGGAGTCTCTGGGTGTCTTTTTAATCTGTTTTACTCTGCTCTGGGGTGAATTTGCGGGACCCAGATTGAAGGTCAGTGACTTCTTGGGCTCCCGCCTCCGCAGAGTCACTGGCTCGGGTGGCTTGGGCAGCGTGGGACCTCGGTCCGGGCCGGGCCCCTCGCTGCTGCTCGGACCCGTGCGACGCAGGAAGAACTGCACCTCCTTGCTGTGCTGCCCCAGCTTGGCCAGCAGCTCCAACGGTCGCTCATCGGCCAGCAACTGCCGCTCTGTGTCCCGCAGCTTCTGGATCAGAACGTAGCGGCCCGTCTGACCTGCAGTTTTTGGTGGGGACACACATTGGGTTCAGAGAGAAACAAACAGATCTGTCT
This genomic stretch from Paramormyrops kingsleyae isolate MSU_618 unplaced genomic scaffold, PKINGS_0.4 ups244, whole genome shotgun sequence harbors:
- the LOC140587448 gene encoding ras association domain-containing protein 7-like, coding for MELKVWVDGVVRVVCGLSQETSCQDVVIALAQAIGQTGRYVLIQKLRDTERQLLADERPLELLAKLGQHSKEVQFFLRRTGPSSSEGPGPDRGPTLPKPPEPVTLRRREPKKSLTFNLGPANSPQSRVKQIKKTPRDSPEARASPPLPGPAPSPVPGPGPVPSIGTSKEEVFRLILQQQEKLQALDVQLETVEERVRECDRVPGPGPRQDKLEQLEEQAWRNQAELAQEAAWEEELHAEAERERGLRRRLAELHSSLDDCGRRLNDCTAHSAQLEREIQQEAHWEESSLDTVRAELQSQQHQGVELEASLTEAEKTLGRVETLLQAKKEEIDELNKELRQCNLQQFIQQTGVPPTPPNSHTDPLEQMEQAKLQQDGYSNGESLSRPTAKHFLGHPRNLQNPAVSSLNPEVLTSRESSWR